A region from the Salmo trutta chromosome 40, fSalTru1.1, whole genome shotgun sequence genome encodes:
- the sult4a1 gene encoding sulfotransferase 4A1 isoform X2 — protein sequence MAESEADTPSTPIEFESKYFEFDGVRLPPFCRGKMEEIANFSLRSSDIWIVTYPKSGTSLLQEVVYLVSQGADPDEIGLMNIDEQLPVLEYPQPGLDIIQELTSPRLIKSHLPYRFLPTAMHNGESKVIYMARNPKDLVVSYYQFHRSLRTMSYRGTFQEFCRRFMNDKLGYGSWFEHVQEFWEHRMDSNVLFLKYEDMYKDLGTLVGKLARFLGVSCDKAQLETMVESCNQLIEQCCNSEALSICRVQDP from the exons ATGGCCGAGAGCGAGGCAGACACGCCAAGCACACCGATAGAGTTTGAGAGCAAATACTTCGAGTTTGATGGAGTGCGGCTCCCACCCTTCTGCAGAGGAAAGATGGAGGAGATCGCCAACTTCTCCCTCAGAAGTAGCGACATATGGATTGTCACGTATCCCAAGTCAG GTACCAGTCTCCTTCAGGAGGTGGTGTATCTGGTGAGTCAGGGGGCGGACCCAGATGAGATTGGTCTGATGAACATCGATGAGCAGCTTCCTGTTCTGGAGTACCCTCAGCCTGGGCTAGACATCATacag GAGTTGACGTCTCCTCGTCTGATCAAAAGCCACTTGCCCTACCGCTTCCTGCCTACAGCCATGCACAATGGAGAGTCCAAG GTGATCTACATGGCGAGGAACCCTAAAGATCTTGTGGTGTCTTACTACCAGTTCCACCGCTCCCTCAGAACTATGAGCTACCGCGGAACCTTCCAGGAGTTCTGCAGACGCTTCATGAACGACAAGC TGGGATATGGTTCCTGGTTTGAGCATGTACAGGAGTTCTGGGAGCATCGCATGGACTCAAACGTCCTCTTCCTGAAATATGAAGACATGTACAAG gaccTGGGGACGTTGGTGGGGAAGCTGGCGAGGTTCCTGGGTGTCTCGTGTGACAAGGCCCAACtggagaccatggtggagagctGCAACCAGCTCATAGAGCAGTGCTGCAACTCAGAGGCCCTCTCTATCTGCAGGG TGCAGGACCCCTAG
- the sult4a1 gene encoding sulfotransferase 4A1 isoform X1, which produces MAESEADTPSTPIEFESKYFEFDGVRLPPFCRGKMEEIANFSLRSSDIWIVTYPKSGTSLLQEVVYLVSQGADPDEIGLMNIDEQLPVLEYPQPGLDIIQELTSPRLIKSHLPYRFLPTAMHNGESKVIYMARNPKDLVVSYYQFHRSLRTMSYRGTFQEFCRRFMNDKLGYGSWFEHVQEFWEHRMDSNVLFLKYEDMYKDLGTLVGKLARFLGVSCDKAQLETMVESCNQLIEQCCNSEALSICRGRVGLWQDIFTVSMNDKFDTVYRQKMGKSDLTFDFGL; this is translated from the exons ATGGCCGAGAGCGAGGCAGACACGCCAAGCACACCGATAGAGTTTGAGAGCAAATACTTCGAGTTTGATGGAGTGCGGCTCCCACCCTTCTGCAGAGGAAAGATGGAGGAGATCGCCAACTTCTCCCTCAGAAGTAGCGACATATGGATTGTCACGTATCCCAAGTCAG GTACCAGTCTCCTTCAGGAGGTGGTGTATCTGGTGAGTCAGGGGGCGGACCCAGATGAGATTGGTCTGATGAACATCGATGAGCAGCTTCCTGTTCTGGAGTACCCTCAGCCTGGGCTAGACATCATacag GAGTTGACGTCTCCTCGTCTGATCAAAAGCCACTTGCCCTACCGCTTCCTGCCTACAGCCATGCACAATGGAGAGTCCAAG GTGATCTACATGGCGAGGAACCCTAAAGATCTTGTGGTGTCTTACTACCAGTTCCACCGCTCCCTCAGAACTATGAGCTACCGCGGAACCTTCCAGGAGTTCTGCAGACGCTTCATGAACGACAAGC TGGGATATGGTTCCTGGTTTGAGCATGTACAGGAGTTCTGGGAGCATCGCATGGACTCAAACGTCCTCTTCCTGAAATATGAAGACATGTACAAG gaccTGGGGACGTTGGTGGGGAAGCTGGCGAGGTTCCTGGGTGTCTCGTGTGACAAGGCCCAACtggagaccatggtggagagctGCAACCAGCTCATAGAGCAGTGCTGCAACTCAGAGGCCCTCTCTATCTGCAGGG GTCGCGTGGGACTGTGGCAGGACATCTTCACCGTGTCTATGAATGACAAGTTTGACACGGTGTATAGACAGAAGATGGGCAAGTCTGACCTGACCTTTGACTTCGGCCTGTGA